One genomic segment of uncultured Desulfobacter sp. includes these proteins:
- a CDS encoding cyclic nucleotide-binding domain-containing protein has translation MNRREIVEVLKKIEPFNTLGNDVLENLSAIVSVNKFKPRTYIFKKGEPSLEALFILVSGLLELTVTSDRGFESVVGLRKPGDFFSEAVVLSGQPYPVSARVREDLICIKIHRRDLEILIYNHPSFFKLF, from the coding sequence ATGAATAGACGGGAAATCGTTGAAGTTCTAAAGAAGATTGAACCATTCAATACCCTTGGAAACGATGTGCTTGAAAATTTGTCAGCCATTGTGTCCGTTAATAAGTTTAAACCTCGTACCTATATTTTCAAAAAGGGAGAACCCAGCCTCGAGGCCCTGTTTATTTTGGTTTCCGGTCTGCTGGAACTTACCGTCACCAGTGATAGGGGCTTTGAATCGGTTGTGGGTCTAAGAAAGCCCGGGGATTTTTTCAGTGAGGCTGTCGTTCTATCAGGGCAGCCTTACCCGGTTTCGGCCAGGGTAAGAGAAGATCTTATCTGCATAAAGATCCATCGCAGGGACCTTGAAATCCTGATTTACAACCATCCTTCTTTTTTTAAGCTATTTTAA
- a CDS encoding flavodoxin family protein: MILGISGSPRKDRITAHAVQHVLKHCEGETRYISLFRKHINGCIACLGCTKDNRCVVKDDFQEIADAMVEADAIVLGVPNYYDVPNGLSHCLLERCFCFRHQGAFLLKDKPFVVFSTGYSVDEENSQVLNIVDHFILMNKAKRVSRFLVRGFSQCYTCKFGLTCKDGNIVKDNGFVDKITPDLLPPEFDNQPDALAKCENAAHLLNDILSKTKS; the protein is encoded by the coding sequence ATGATTCTTGGAATTTCCGGCAGCCCCCGTAAAGACAGGATAACGGCGCATGCCGTTCAGCATGTATTGAAACATTGTGAAGGGGAAACCCGTTATATTTCTTTGTTTCGTAAACATATTAACGGCTGTATTGCCTGCCTGGGCTGTACAAAGGACAACAGATGTGTGGTTAAAGATGATTTTCAGGAAATAGCTGATGCCATGGTAGAAGCGGATGCCATTGTACTCGGTGTACCAAACTATTACGATGTGCCCAACGGGCTTTCCCACTGCCTGCTGGAACGCTGCTTCTGTTTCCGTCATCAGGGGGCTTTTTTATTAAAGGACAAACCCTTTGTAGTTTTTTCCACCGGGTATTCTGTTGATGAAGAGAACAGCCAGGTCCTAAACATAGTGGATCATTTTATTTTGATGAATAAAGCAAAAAGGGTATCCCGGTTTCTGGTGAGGGGCTTTTCCCAGTGTTACACTTGTAAATTCGGTTTGACCTGTAAAGACGGCAATATCGTAAAAGACAACGGGTTTGTGGATAAAATCACCCCGGATCTGCTGCCACCGGAATTTGACAACCAGCCCGATGCTCTGGCCAAATGTGAGAATGCAGCCCACCTGCTGAATGATATACTCAGCAAAACCAAATCCTGA
- a CDS encoding MFS transporter — MNKFSLFGLGTVLGGRTAPKLRLKMKNSFLVSAAVLGYVSLFVLSSHDHILALSLGFLGFGISFVFLQSTLVATVQEKLSGMAGTAMSVASFNFFLGGALGTWINGMVMKQYGIKQIFYHTSYMMLTVSILAALLISRFETRKRQQACDVLRN; from the coding sequence TTGAACAAATTCTCCTTGTTCGGGCTGGGTACCGTGTTGGGCGGGCGGACGGCTCCGAAATTACGCCTTAAAATGAAAAACAGTTTTCTGGTGTCAGCCGCTGTCCTGGGGTATGTATCACTTTTTGTCCTGTCCAGTCATGATCATATATTGGCTTTGTCTTTGGGGTTTTTGGGGTTTGGCATCTCCTTTGTCTTTTTGCAGTCGACCCTGGTTGCAACGGTCCAGGAAAAACTTTCCGGTATGGCAGGAACCGCTATGTCCGTGGCAAGTTTTAACTTTTTCCTGGGTGGCGCACTTGGTACCTGGATAAACGGCATGGTGATGAAACAATACGGTATTAAACAGATATTTTACCATACCTCATATATGATGTTGACGGTGAGTATCCTTGCCGCTTTATTGATCTCCCGGTTTGAAACGAGAAAGAGGCAGCAGGCCTGCGACGTATTGAGGAACTGA
- a CDS encoding neuraminidase-like domain-containing protein translates to MNIIFPIDTNMHGQAVQDLQDTLRQLDFDHQGQPGIYDSETFSAVEQFQRQFDLRPTGLVDRATAVAINQRLSALPVSQYLVRGKVLNPDGSPIVSAMVLAFEKQLRRESGLGRDFTNRTDGSFEISYNVPATFPFSIIVRVFSDRSQSEELVVSDVICDAKPIEELTLVVGDEPLVGPTEFQQWIETLTPILAADNLLAADLNEKDIEFLLCRHDWDKTQFNLFVLAARYNREHDFPAEWLYGLFRQELTTSLRRLVGQPVEQLKEALQNSISENIIRTLSEEQIDAVIDRLQNLLIRFATEEPEPDKPTFATLFDVANVDRSTGRTILERYVKRRGTVAEFWQELEADSSIDNDDITELKFTVQLSSVALNHVPLVNRLAQERRANNSEHSLKFLSRFNQVGWKSLLSETNDAGNSIGAPEFFGQEKDERTDRYATFLSRMVESLHPTAVLSARLLETDPSDSNNGYNFQPALDFIAANDEFDFKQTTLKKYLAERTDIDVSEETRETLNAMQRIFEVSPDYEKYQAMSLVMADGLLSANAIRRMGPTQFMRRYAEPLGRERASDMYTRAARKADTTLLLASQSASFNPIFPGIMFENFGRGLPDLEDLFGSLDLCACKHCNSVYSPAAYLVDILHYLDQRPATGNRTALDVLFERRPDLGEIELNCDNTNTMLPYVDLVLEIMETLVANDGTLAVTNEPLDIDLAFPHQTTESTEVLAANPEHLNVAAYNRVRNGVYPFTLPFDLWHEEAETYCDHLGVHLGNLFAQYLESTDEHGAYLIAAAKLGLSSLEGRIITATSQHELFELWGFNSNAAFNGFVGGTSVEGFLRQSGLTYDELIDLLKVPYVDQQNDLSLEFSGTQCQLDEASIRNLDVPAMGRMHRFIRLWKSQDLSIPELGAVLHNLRQRDNLDRLNEQRISRLQQFFQLQTTTKAKSSILINWLADSLRTEDWLNLPSLYHQVFLNATVHKPSLDVFQLNPSGTQLSSTSSNLVDHLPILYSALHISEEYLLLLTESYLPDPGLYIQNLHRLYQVSSFCKHLKITVTEFLTLIQLANNDPFVGEAVGPRIEVLSAFAETVQKIRQLPFSIPELDGLLRHQPGVGFVLDESVIADVLLVLRVSLYQLAVDHQLPDNDVEETAYLEFTTLRLNSAFTPEIANNLMGMILGESTLDQNAQNDFLTEHLGELIDPDLIINDWFENADVTPLDRSRTLMTALHLPLLEQAQQRFLLEYFAEQFSLDAVVIETLLAQLTVPASVNLLASVFQGAPFVPEVSEEPIDFEATTNSIALPASFDAYRLLSKLSFLINSLQLPPTHIEYLLVEGVTAGWPNWNQLPVNFVTEPVVSLSDFLAFTQLIQDSADRFDNTESLFELLVLLNNSEIDRMAFLERVAEATGWNIADIDYLTGNSAWNLLYPNDFRNGFFLQRLAPPCEQAKQVVISSQVLSQLVNNPINAATASAFKQAARAKYEDENAWLTVAGPLRDQIREKQRAALLTYLMEELNLESSTELYNEILVDPEMNPCMKTSRIVLAHSSVQLFVQRCLLNLESAVSLSPEDAKEWEWMKLYRVWEANRKVFLYPENWIEPELRDDKTSLYENLESGLLQGELNDATIEREYLKYLNGLNDIARLEIHAAYREWEVDKDILHVFGRTYNTPHIYYYRRWVNQDYWTPWERVELDIEGDHLLPVVWNRRLYLFWPMFLKKAEEALPETDDAELPKKYYEIRMQWSEYRDGNWLPKKISEQYLKTNIQKHEQFKEKKDYTFYQQFDNKNNLYLVSTEAVNPEAFYFKWNSCNGSLELADSGILIKLKRSFDGTDFFYNNLFQKNDRNLFKARTRISETIKLGETHGIGYEYIDASTVESEIVLRKTPGRFKLTLTNDLAHFNSRHPFFFFDDSNSFLINPRGAYVGGFSDPDLGLAFDIQTTHVPLELPDATTLMVSELAGNRFTAPSDPNPPLETEERPVAAPMALIQSVNIMLSPAIWQATHFKFHLHQHPFVCLLIEELNRYGIDGILKPDSEKEQDPERNIIVKSLKRQRRTKSILPFRYDPTDVVNKPYPKINFDFDYSGAYSTYNWELFFHAPLMLAKRLSSNQQFADAHRWFHYIFDPTYRPTPDELFDWPERVWQIKPFFEAGVGKHIQRTMLLLKSSGLSDEEKAERAMLNKQIEAWRKEPFNPHLIARMRPEAYMKATVMAYIDNLFAWGDYLFAQDSIESINEATQLYLVAQEILGDRPKEISALEEAVSTINGQEIRTFNDLRGRLDSFSNALNDLEIEIEPDNTPGHSGGMSGMVGGSISFANPNGSDGNGFDPDLPIATTAPPQEPGISPVGPESITADPIPPMMVLGPSLFFCVPKNDQLLEYWNTVEDRLFKIRHCMNIEGITRQLSLFQPAIDPGALVKAAAAGLSIGDVLADLQAPLPHYRFNTMLQKANEILSDVKSFGGALLSALEKKDAEELSILRTTHEVSLNTSLRQIKEKAIDEAKENIKSLKSSKELPNFRKSHYETLIDRGLIAKEDNQLEKLEKANVTDRTSQSLHMVKSVLAAIPNFDIGISGVTGTPVTKAWFGGVNLSFAADTGIHVSNLIGSERRYDANKASITAGHERREEDWILQKDLAVKELSQIEKQIESAGIREDIAKKDLESHDLQIKNSQEVEAYLKSKYTGPELYQWMLSQINNLYYQSYQMAYKLAKQAERTYQHELGIKAEDSNFIQFGHWDSMKKGLMAGEKLQMDLRKLELAYLEDNKRELELTKHISIRQLNPLALLQLKTTGQCVIQIPEWLFDMDCPGHYMRRIRSVALSIPSVVGPNTSINCTLSLQKSSVRTSALLSGGEYGRQEEDNRFKDYFGAIQSVVTSSGQNDSGLFETNMRHERYLPFEYSGAISTWQLKLPVEIPQFDYETITDVIIHLRYTARQGGGLLGNGAAAFIQEAVFGPTGDTNLAQLYSLKHDFAHAWHQFKTSDNPENLTVEINREHFPYFTQGRTIDITNATIWPTGATAPDNNLDVNETMVDTIFISIPANSVGEHDNVFFVLNYKLI, encoded by the coding sequence ATGAATATCATTTTTCCAATAGACACCAATATGCACGGCCAAGCCGTGCAAGATTTACAGGACACGCTTCGTCAACTCGACTTTGACCACCAAGGCCAGCCTGGTATTTATGACTCTGAAACCTTTAGTGCTGTTGAACAATTCCAACGGCAATTTGATCTTCGTCCTACGGGCTTGGTTGATCGCGCTACCGCAGTCGCTATTAATCAACGCCTGTCTGCTCTCCCTGTATCTCAATACCTTGTGCGGGGAAAAGTCTTAAACCCAGACGGCAGCCCCATTGTTTCAGCCATGGTGCTCGCATTTGAAAAACAATTGCGAAGAGAGTCAGGTTTAGGGCGAGATTTTACCAATCGGACCGATGGCAGTTTTGAAATCTCTTACAATGTACCGGCCACGTTTCCTTTCTCGATTATTGTTCGTGTTTTTTCTGATCGTAGCCAGAGCGAAGAGTTGGTTGTTTCAGATGTTATCTGTGATGCAAAGCCTATTGAGGAGCTAACACTGGTTGTAGGTGATGAACCACTGGTTGGCCCCACAGAATTTCAACAGTGGATAGAAACGCTCACACCCATATTAGCCGCAGATAACTTACTCGCAGCGGACTTAAATGAAAAAGATATAGAATTTCTACTCTGCCGTCACGATTGGGATAAAACGCAGTTTAATCTCTTTGTGTTGGCCGCGCGCTACAACCGCGAGCATGATTTCCCTGCCGAATGGTTGTATGGTCTGTTTCGGCAGGAACTTACCACCAGCCTCCGTCGCTTAGTGGGACAACCCGTAGAGCAATTAAAAGAGGCGCTGCAAAATTCTATTTCAGAGAATATTATAAGGACATTAAGTGAAGAACAGATAGATGCAGTCATTGATCGCTTACAAAATTTATTGATTCGTTTTGCCACCGAAGAGCCCGAACCCGATAAACCCACCTTCGCGACATTATTTGACGTTGCCAATGTCGACCGCAGCACAGGGCGTACAATTCTTGAACGTTATGTAAAACGAAGGGGCACGGTTGCCGAATTTTGGCAGGAACTTGAAGCCGATAGCAGCATTGACAATGACGATATCACTGAACTTAAGTTTACCGTACAGCTAAGCTCCGTTGCGCTTAACCATGTACCCCTGGTGAATCGATTGGCACAAGAAAGACGAGCCAATAATTCTGAACATTCGCTTAAGTTTCTCAGCCGTTTTAATCAGGTTGGCTGGAAATCCCTACTAAGCGAAACCAATGACGCAGGCAATAGTATTGGCGCACCAGAATTTTTTGGCCAGGAGAAAGATGAACGCACGGATCGCTACGCCACTTTCCTTTCCAGAATGGTGGAAAGCCTCCACCCTACCGCCGTGTTAAGTGCACGCTTGTTAGAAACCGATCCGTCAGACTCTAATAATGGCTATAACTTCCAACCCGCTTTGGACTTTATAGCAGCCAATGATGAATTCGATTTTAAACAGACCACGCTCAAAAAGTACTTGGCAGAAAGAACCGACATTGACGTCTCCGAGGAAACCAGGGAAACCTTAAACGCCATGCAGCGTATATTTGAGGTTTCTCCAGATTATGAAAAGTACCAAGCCATGTCGCTGGTGATGGCCGATGGCTTGTTATCAGCCAATGCCATACGCCGCATGGGACCAACGCAGTTTATGCGACGTTATGCAGAACCCCTTGGGCGAGAGCGTGCATCGGATATGTACACGCGAGCTGCACGCAAGGCGGATACAACCTTACTGTTAGCCAGCCAGAGTGCGTCCTTTAACCCGATTTTCCCAGGAATAATGTTCGAGAACTTTGGCAGAGGCCTACCCGATCTTGAAGATCTGTTTGGCTCCTTGGATTTGTGTGCCTGCAAACATTGCAATTCGGTGTACAGCCCGGCTGCTTATCTGGTGGACATTCTCCATTATTTAGATCAGCGCCCCGCAACCGGTAACAGAACTGCCTTAGATGTGTTATTCGAACGCCGCCCTGATTTGGGCGAGATTGAACTTAATTGCGATAACACCAATACCATGCTGCCCTACGTCGATTTGGTGCTCGAGATTATGGAAACGCTGGTGGCAAATGACGGAACCTTAGCGGTCACCAACGAACCGCTTGATATTGACTTGGCTTTTCCACATCAGACCACCGAAAGTACCGAGGTCTTAGCCGCTAACCCTGAGCATCTGAATGTAGCGGCATACAACAGAGTCCGCAACGGGGTTTATCCGTTTACTTTGCCATTCGATCTATGGCACGAAGAGGCAGAAACCTATTGTGATCATTTAGGTGTTCATTTAGGTAATCTTTTTGCTCAATACCTGGAGTCGACAGACGAACATGGCGCGTACCTAATTGCAGCCGCAAAGCTCGGCTTGTCGTCACTCGAAGGCCGAATTATTACCGCGACCAGCCAACACGAACTTTTTGAGTTATGGGGATTTAACAGTAATGCCGCTTTTAATGGATTTGTAGGCGGCACCAGCGTTGAGGGCTTTCTCCGTCAGTCCGGCCTTACTTATGATGAGTTAATTGACCTGCTGAAAGTCCCCTATGTAGATCAACAAAATGATCTTAGTCTTGAGTTTTCCGGTACCCAATGTCAGTTAGACGAAGCGAGTATACGAAATTTGGATGTACCCGCAATGGGTCGTATGCACCGTTTTATCCGTTTATGGAAATCGCAAGACCTTTCCATTCCGGAGTTGGGAGCGGTATTACACAATCTGCGGCAAAGAGATAACCTGGATCGGCTTAACGAGCAAAGAATAAGCCGTTTACAACAGTTTTTTCAACTACAAACAACAACCAAAGCAAAATCATCAATCCTCATAAACTGGCTGGCAGACTCACTACGAACTGAAGATTGGCTTAATCTGCCCTCGCTGTACCACCAGGTTTTTCTTAACGCCACCGTACATAAACCTAGCCTGGATGTATTCCAGTTAAACCCTTCGGGAACGCAGCTCAGTAGTACATCCAGTAATTTAGTTGACCATCTGCCAATATTGTATAGCGCTCTTCATATCAGCGAGGAGTATCTGTTATTGTTAACTGAATCATATTTGCCTGATCCCGGCCTATATATTCAAAACCTTCATAGGCTTTATCAGGTAAGTTCATTTTGTAAGCATCTTAAAATTACGGTAACCGAGTTTTTAACCTTAATTCAATTGGCCAATAATGATCCTTTTGTTGGGGAGGCAGTTGGCCCAAGAATCGAAGTGCTCTCTGCATTTGCTGAGACAGTACAAAAGATACGTCAATTACCCTTTTCTATTCCCGAGTTAGATGGCTTGCTGCGTCATCAGCCCGGTGTGGGTTTTGTGCTTGATGAATCAGTCATCGCCGATGTCTTATTAGTCCTAAGAGTGAGCTTGTATCAACTCGCTGTGGACCATCAGTTACCTGATAACGATGTTGAAGAAACGGCCTATTTGGAGTTTACGACGCTTCGCTTAAATTCTGCATTTACCCCGGAAATTGCCAACAACCTGATGGGAATGATCCTGGGTGAGTCCACCTTGGATCAAAACGCTCAAAATGATTTTTTAACTGAGCATTTAGGGGAGTTAATAGATCCAGATCTCATCATTAATGATTGGTTTGAAAATGCGGACGTGACACCACTTGATCGCAGCCGAACCTTGATGACTGCATTGCACTTACCGCTGTTAGAGCAGGCTCAACAACGCTTTTTACTTGAGTATTTTGCCGAACAATTCAGTTTGGATGCAGTTGTTATAGAAACATTGCTTGCCCAATTAACCGTACCGGCAAGTGTCAATTTGCTTGCAAGTGTATTTCAAGGAGCACCTTTTGTGCCGGAGGTTTCTGAAGAACCCATAGATTTTGAAGCGACTACCAATTCAATTGCGTTACCAGCGAGCTTCGATGCGTATCGATTACTATCGAAATTGAGCTTCTTGATTAATAGCCTGCAACTACCACCTACACATATCGAGTACTTACTCGTTGAGGGAGTAACAGCGGGGTGGCCTAACTGGAATCAATTACCAGTAAATTTTGTCACCGAGCCTGTTGTCTCACTAAGTGACTTTCTTGCCTTTACTCAGTTAATCCAAGACTCGGCAGATAGATTCGACAATACTGAAAGCCTGTTTGAATTATTAGTTTTACTGAATAATTCAGAGATAGACAGAATGGCGTTTCTTGAACGCGTTGCTGAGGCCACCGGCTGGAATATAGCAGATATCGATTACTTAACGGGTAACTCAGCCTGGAATCTACTCTACCCCAATGACTTCCGTAATGGATTCTTTCTACAGCGTTTAGCGCCACCCTGTGAGCAAGCAAAACAAGTAGTGATTTCCAGTCAGGTTCTTTCCCAATTAGTTAACAATCCGATTAATGCGGCAACAGCCAGTGCCTTTAAGCAGGCAGCCCGCGCCAAATATGAGGATGAAAATGCCTGGTTAACCGTGGCCGGCCCGCTTCGAGATCAAATAAGGGAGAAACAACGGGCAGCATTGTTAACCTATCTGATGGAAGAATTAAATCTGGAAAGCTCTACCGAGCTGTATAACGAGATTCTCGTCGACCCGGAAATGAACCCCTGCATGAAAACGTCGAGAATTGTTTTAGCTCACAGCTCGGTGCAATTATTCGTGCAACGCTGTTTACTAAATCTTGAATCAGCAGTCAGCCTATCACCCGAGGATGCCAAAGAATGGGAATGGATGAAGCTCTACCGTGTTTGGGAGGCAAACCGTAAGGTCTTTTTATACCCTGAAAACTGGATTGAACCTGAACTTAGGGATGACAAAACATCACTCTATGAAAATTTAGAAAGTGGATTGTTACAAGGTGAACTCAACGACGCGACGATTGAACGAGAATACCTTAAGTATCTGAATGGCCTAAATGATATAGCCAGATTGGAAATACACGCGGCCTACCGCGAGTGGGAGGTTGATAAAGATATTCTTCATGTATTCGGCCGCACCTATAACACCCCACACATTTATTACTATCGACGTTGGGTTAATCAGGATTATTGGACGCCCTGGGAAAGGGTTGAGTTGGATATAGAGGGCGATCACCTATTACCGGTGGTTTGGAATCGCAGGCTCTATTTATTTTGGCCCATGTTTTTAAAAAAAGCAGAGGAAGCATTACCAGAGACGGATGATGCCGAATTACCCAAAAAATATTATGAAATTCGAATGCAGTGGTCGGAGTATAGGGACGGAAATTGGTTGCCGAAGAAAATTTCTGAGCAATATTTAAAGACCAACATACAAAAGCATGAACAGTTTAAAGAAAAGAAGGATTACACTTTTTACCAACAGTTTGATAATAAAAATAACCTTTATTTAGTGTCAACCGAAGCCGTTAACCCCGAAGCCTTCTACTTTAAGTGGAATAGCTGTAACGGATCTTTAGAGTTGGCCGATAGCGGCATACTGATCAAGTTAAAACGATCATTTGATGGAACAGATTTCTTTTACAACAATCTTTTTCAAAAAAATGATAGAAATCTGTTTAAGGCTCGCACAAGGATTTCTGAAACGATAAAGCTTGGAGAGACCCATGGTATTGGTTATGAGTATATCGATGCTTCGACCGTTGAAAGTGAAATAGTGCTCAGAAAAACGCCAGGGCGCTTCAAACTTACGCTGACAAACGATCTGGCGCACTTTAATTCAAGACATCCGTTTTTCTTTTTTGATGATAGTAATAGTTTTCTAATAAACCCCAGAGGTGCCTATGTTGGGGGCTTTTCAGACCCTGATTTAGGCTTGGCATTCGATATTCAAACAACGCATGTGCCATTAGAACTTCCTGATGCAACTACCTTGATGGTAAGTGAGCTTGCAGGTAATCGTTTTACAGCTCCCTCAGATCCGAATCCACCATTGGAAACTGAAGAGCGACCTGTTGCCGCTCCAATGGCCTTGATACAGTCTGTTAATATTATGCTTTCTCCTGCCATTTGGCAGGCTACCCACTTTAAATTTCACTTGCACCAACACCCATTTGTTTGCCTATTGATTGAAGAACTCAATCGTTATGGTATTGATGGCATACTTAAGCCTGATTCTGAGAAAGAGCAAGATCCCGAGCGTAACATAATCGTTAAATCTTTAAAGAGACAGAGGCGGACTAAAAGTATTTTACCCTTTAGATACGACCCAACAGATGTCGTTAACAAACCGTACCCAAAAATCAACTTTGATTTTGATTATAGTGGAGCCTATTCAACTTACAATTGGGAGCTATTCTTTCATGCTCCACTCATGTTGGCAAAACGCTTAAGCAGCAACCAACAGTTTGCTGACGCCCACCGTTGGTTCCATTATATTTTTGACCCGACTTATCGCCCCACCCCGGATGAGCTATTCGATTGGCCGGAACGGGTGTGGCAAATCAAACCCTTCTTCGAAGCCGGCGTAGGCAAACATATTCAACGAACAATGCTGTTACTGAAGTCCAGCGGATTGTCTGATGAAGAAAAAGCTGAACGAGCGATGCTAAATAAACAAATTGAAGCATGGCGCAAAGAGCCTTTTAATCCTCACTTAATTGCACGGATGCGGCCCGAGGCCTATATGAAAGCGACGGTGATGGCCTACATAGATAACCTGTTTGCCTGGGGCGACTACCTGTTTGCTCAAGATTCCATTGAATCCATCAACGAAGCCACTCAGTTATACCTTGTCGCTCAAGAAATTTTGGGAGATCGGCCAAAAGAAATTTCGGCGCTTGAAGAAGCCGTTTCCACCATAAACGGCCAAGAAATTAGAACCTTTAATGACCTTAGAGGGCGGCTTGACAGCTTCTCAAATGCCCTGAATGATTTGGAAATTGAAATCGAACCCGATAACACACCCGGCCATAGCGGCGGTATGAGTGGGATGGTCGGCGGATCGATATCCTTTGCCAACCCCAATGGCAGCGATGGTAATGGTTTCGACCCTGACCTGCCCATAGCCACGACGGCTCCGCCACAGGAACCAGGCATTAGTCCTGTGGGCCCAGAGTCAATCACTGCGGACCCAATCCCGCCAATGATGGTGTTGGGCCCATCCCTGTTTTTTTGTGTGCCTAAAAACGATCAACTTCTTGAATATTGGAACACAGTGGAAGATCGGTTGTTTAAAATTCGCCATTGCATGAATATTGAAGGTATTACCCGGCAGCTATCGCTATTTCAACCGGCTATTGATCCTGGTGCGTTAGTAAAAGCGGCGGCAGCAGGTTTAAGCATTGGTGATGTGCTTGCAGACTTACAAGCTCCGCTGCCCCATTATCGCTTTAATACTATGTTGCAAAAGGCTAACGAGATATTAAGTGACGTTAAGTCATTTGGTGGTGCACTGTTAAGTGCACTTGAGAAAAAAGATGCGGAAGAACTTTCTATTCTGAGAACGACCCATGAGGTATCTCTAAATACCAGTCTAAGACAAATAAAAGAAAAAGCGATTGATGAAGCTAAGGAAAATATAAAATCACTAAAAAGTTCCAAAGAGCTTCCAAATTTTAGAAAGAGCCATTATGAAACTTTAATAGACAGAGGCTTAATTGCCAAAGAGGATAACCAGCTTGAAAAATTAGAAAAAGCGAACGTTACAGATAGAACAAGTCAAAGTTTACACATGGTGAAAAGTGTTCTTGCTGCTATACCTAATTTTGATATTGGAATTTCGGGGGTTACAGGAACTCCAGTTACAAAAGCTTGGTTTGGTGGTGTAAATCTCTCTTTTGCGGCCGATACAGGGATACACGTTTCAAATTTAATTGGCTCTGAAAGAAGGTACGATGCAAATAAAGCCTCTATAACTGCTGGCCATGAAAGAAGAGAAGAAGATTGGATATTGCAAAAAGACCTTGCTGTAAAGGAACTTAGTCAAATCGAAAAACAAATTGAATCGGCAGGAATTCGCGAAGACATCGCCAAAAAGGACCTCGAATCTCACGACCTACAAATTAAAAATTCCCAAGAAGTCGAAGCCTATTTAAAATCTAAATACACCGGTCCCGAGCTATACCAATGGATGCTGAGTCAAATTAACAATTTGTATTATCAAAGCTATCAAATGGCTTACAAGCTTGCTAAGCAAGCGGAGCGAACTTATCAGCACGAACTCGGTATTAAAGCGGAGGATTCCAATTTTATTCAGTTTGGCCATTGGGATAGCATGAAAAAAGGCCTAATGGCCGGTGAAAAACTACAAATGGATTTACGGAAACTGGAACTGGCATATTTAGAAGACAATAAACGTGAGCTTGAGCTAACCAAGCATATTTCTATTCGTCAGCTGAATCCGTTGGCTTTGTTACAACTGAAAACCACCGGACAATGTGTTATACAAATTCCAGAGTGGTTATTTGATATGGACTGTCCAGGACACTATATGCGCAGAATTAGGTCTGTTGCCTTATCAATTCCGAGTGTCGTAGGCCCTAACACCAGTATTAACTGTACACTCTCATTGCAGAAAAGCAGTGTCCGGACTTCGGCCTTGTTAAGTGGTGGCGAATATGGTCGCCAAGAAGAGGATAACCGTTTTAAAGACTACTTCGGCGCTATCCAGTCGGTGGTGACCAGTAGCGGGCAAAATGACAGCGGCCTGTTTGAGACAAACATGAGACATGAACGCTACCTTCCCTTTGAATACAGTGGAGCGATCAGTACATGGCAGTTAAAACTGCCGGTAGAAATTCCTCAATTTGATTATGAGACAATCACGGATGTAATTATTCATCTGCGCTACACCGCAAGACAAGGAGGAGGGCTATTAGGCAATGGAGCTGCGGCTTTTATTCAAGAAGCTGTTTTTGGACCCACCGGTGATACCAATTTGGCACAGCTTTACAGCCTTAAGCATGATTTCGCCCATGCCTGGCACCAGTTTAAAACATCAGATAATCCAGAAAATTTAACGGTCGAGATTAACAGAGAACACTTCCCTTACTTTACTCAAGGAAGAACGATTGACATAACAAATGCAACTATTTGGCCCACAGGTGCCACGGCACCAGACAATAATTTAGATGTGAATGAGACAATGGTAGATACAATATTTATTTCCATACCTGCAAACTCGGTAGGTGAGCACGATAACGTATTCTTCGTTCTAAACTATAAACTTATTTAA